The proteins below are encoded in one region of Patescibacteria group bacterium:
- a CDS encoding NUDIX domain-containing protein encodes MGKPFSLKEFKQIYSKVPRLTIELVVKTKKGIVLTLRDLPHWYNQWHIPGGTVLYNETIRRAATRISKEEIGVSVKIIKSIGFIEYPSERKERGYGRTIGLALLCKPESEKFKLNKEATKIAIFNKLPNNIISEQRKFLNFHLKQLRNRF; translated from the coding sequence ATGGGAAAACCATTTTCTTTAAAAGAATTTAAGCAAATATATTCCAAGGTTCCAAGATTAACCATTGAGCTTGTTGTTAAAACAAAAAAAGGAATAGTCTTAACTCTAAGAGACCTTCCGCACTGGTATAATCAATGGCATATTCCAGGGGGAACGGTTTTGTATAACGAAACGATAAGAAGGGCGGCTACTAGAATTTCTAAAGAAGAGATTGGTGTTTCGGTTAAAATAATAAAAAGCATTGGCTTTATTGAATATCCTAGCGAACGGAAAGAGCGGGGATATGGACGAACAATTGGTTTAGCTCTTTTATGTAAACCCGAATCAGAAAAATTTAAACTTAATAAAGAAGCTACAAAAATAGCAATTTTTAACAAGTTGCCTAATAATATAATTTCGGAACAAAGAAAGTTTTTAAATTTTCACCTTAAACAACTTCGCAACAGGTTCTAA
- a CDS encoding glycosyltransferase, with the protein MTIATNVTREYLGGITRSNISFINFLYGKSKGIIGLELNNRRYVLGPDIFKHLPSPWFNHHIINIHDISIYKAIYSSKSLKDLEKKYRPIIKIIKAILIKNKPRVVFLNGTYYVPWLMSIAAYELKIPIVLRYAGVYSKETKNEKPKAKKFFNQIEKSFQKRVNYFIFPSRLCRNVVEKEIINKKIKNSFIIPNPFNIPAGKITFKGLKRRIAAVGRWDEIKNFKEFFNIHKTLLKKGWRHKASFVTGGAKIKNFPNKINRLMPMTHDKLLKFYLSQGLIVCPSSFETFGNVPIEAACMGVPALVSENMGCAEVFKMAGLENLIVSFNDTKKTVEKIMSLCGQQIIPKKINNLRKILNPRVINAQIMSVIKRASSK; encoded by the coding sequence ATGACAATAGCAACAAATGTTACAAGAGAATACCTTGGCGGAATCACGAGGTCCAATATTAGTTTTATAAATTTTCTTTATGGAAAAAGTAAAGGAATTATTGGTTTAGAGTTAAATAATAGAAGATATGTGTTGGGCCCTGATATTTTTAAGCATCTTCCTTCGCCCTGGTTTAATCATCACATTATAAACATTCATGACATTTCAATATATAAAGCTATTTATTCTTCAAAATCTCTTAAGGATTTAGAAAAAAAATATCGTCCTATTATTAAAATAATTAAGGCAATATTAATTAAGAACAAGCCAAGAGTAGTTTTTTTAAACGGAACATATTATGTACCTTGGCTTATGTCTATTGCTGCTTATGAGCTTAAAATCCCGATAGTTTTAAGATATGCTGGGGTCTACTCAAAGGAAACAAAGAACGAAAAACCAAAGGCAAAGAAATTTTTTAATCAAATAGAAAAATCTTTTCAGAAAAGAGTTAATTATTTTATTTTTCCATCACGTTTATGTAGGAATGTGGTTGAAAAAGAGATTATAAATAAAAAAATAAAAAATTCTTTTATAATACCCAATCCATTTAATATTCCCGCAGGAAAAATAACTTTTAAGGGTTTGAAGCGGCGTATTGCTGCCGTTGGCAGATGGGATGAGATAAAAAATTTTAAGGAATTTTTTAATATTCATAAAACATTGCTAAAAAAAGGGTGGAGGCATAAAGCTTCATTTGTTACGGGAGGAGCAAAAATTAAAAATTTCCCAAATAAAATAAATAGACTTATGCCTATGACACACGACAAACTTTTAAAATTTTATTTATCACAAGGACTTATTGTTTGTCCTTCGTCGTTTGAAACTTTTGGGAATGTTCCAATAGAAGCTGCATGTATGGGGGTCCCTGCCCTTGTTAGTGAAAACATGGGCTGTGCTGAAGTTTTTAAAATGGCGGGTTTAGAAAATTTGATAGTGTCTTTTAATGATACTAAAAAAACGGTTGAGAAAATAATGTCTTTATGTGGTCAACAAATAATACCTAAAAAAATTAATAATTTAAGAAAAATTCTTAATCCTAGGGTTATTAATGCTCAAATAATGTCAGTCATCAAACGGGCTAGTTCTAAGTAA
- the hisS gene encoding histidine--tRNA ligase yields MAKNNINPELPSGFRDYLPQEMIARQKMLNIIEQTFQKFGFLPLDTPCLEREEILTGGDEDFKKQIYRAGLKDSNDKLALRFDLTVPLARVVASSQEQISLPFKRYQIGKVWRGERPQAGRFREFVQFDADIVGTKSMMADAEIIALMSEIMSNLGFKNFLIQINNRKILNGLSEYAGYEAEKNAEVIRILDKVDKIGWDDVKKLLSGKEIEEDEDKKLNLNDQQIQAIKNIIDINDKDSSNVLAKIKSLMKDSAIAQEGIAELEEIIGHLDALGVPKDKWVVDLSIARGLGYYTGPVYETILTDMIQLGSVFSGGRYDGLVNRFMANSIPATGASVGVDRLFVAVKEMKLIESPKTVSKVLVLDIEPSARQEAEKVLTLLRKNSIASEMYFGNEKTIKGQLSYGVCQDFPVIIIIGSDELKRGVIQIKNIKTREQFEVKEKDLVQKVKEIVG; encoded by the coding sequence ATGGCCAAAAACAATATCAATCCAGAATTGCCGAGCGGTTTTCGCGACTATTTGCCGCAAGAAATGATTGCTCGGCAAAAAATGCTTAACATCATCGAACAAACCTTTCAGAAGTTCGGTTTTTTGCCGTTGGACACTCCTTGTTTAGAGCGAGAGGAAATTTTAACTGGCGGTGATGAAGATTTTAAAAAACAAATTTATCGTGCCGGATTAAAAGATAGCAACGATAAATTAGCTTTAAGGTTTGATTTGACTGTTCCTTTGGCGCGCGTAGTAGCCTCGTCTCAAGAACAAATCAGCTTGCCGTTTAAGCGATATCAAATCGGCAAAGTTTGGCGCGGTGAACGGCCGCAAGCAGGACGCTTCAGAGAGTTTGTTCAGTTTGACGCTGATATTGTCGGCACCAAGAGTATGATGGCTGACGCGGAAATTATCGCCCTAATGTCTGAAATAATGAGTAATTTGGGTTTTAAGAATTTTTTAATTCAAATAAATAACCGTAAAATTTTAAACGGTTTGTCTGAATACGCTGGCTATGAGGCAGAGAAAAATGCCGAAGTTATCCGTATCTTGGACAAGGTGGATAAAATCGGTTGGGACGATGTTAAAAAATTATTATCCGGTAAAGAAATAGAAGAAGATGAGGATAAAAAATTAAATTTAAACGACCAACAAATCCAGGCGATTAAAAATATTATCGACATTAATGATAAAGATTCAAGTAATGTTTTAGCTAAAATTAAATCTTTAATGAAAGATTCTGCCATTGCCCAGGAAGGCATAGCCGAATTAGAAGAAATAATCGGTCATCTAGATGCTTTGGGTGTGCCAAAAGATAAATGGGTGGTTGACTTGTCTATCGCGCGCGGCCTTGGTTATTATACTGGTCCGGTATATGAGACTATTTTGACCGATATGATTCAGCTTGGCAGCGTTTTTTCCGGTGGCCGATACGACGGGTTGGTTAATCGTTTTATGGCTAATTCCATTCCGGCGACTGGCGCCTCGGTTGGTGTTGATAGATTGTTCGTGGCTGTAAAAGAAATGAAGTTAATCGAATCGCCAAAAACCGTTTCTAAGGTTTTGGTTCTGGACATTGAGCCTTCAGCGCGGCAAGAGGCGGAAAAGGTTTTAACTCTTTTAAGAAAAAACAGCATTGCTTCGGAAATGTATTTTGGCAACGAGAAAACCATTAAGGGGCAATTGTCATATGGCGTTTGTCAGGATTTTCCGGTGATTATCATTATTGGTTCTGATGAATTGAAAAGGGGAGTGATACAAATAAAAAATATCAAAACTCGCGAACAATTTGAAGTAAAAGAAAAAGATTTAGTCCAAAAAGTAAAAGAAATAGTTGGATAA
- a CDS encoding ribonuclease H-like domain-containing protein gives MAGVKNYDECVSFNGRAFDAPFLMIRSAINNIRPTVNLMPNRYLESQKFGIKHVDLYDQLSFYGAVRKKGSLHLWTRAFGIKSPKDGEINGHEVGKLFQDKKYLDIARYNAGDLVATKELYEIWNKYLRF, from the coding sequence TTGGCAGGGGTTAAAAATTATGATGAATGCGTGAGTTTTAATGGTCGCGCTTTTGATGCTCCGTTTTTAATGATTCGTTCGGCGATTAATAATATTAGGCCAACGGTTAATTTAATGCCCAATCGTTATTTAGAAAGCCAAAAATTTGGTATTAAGCATGTCGATTTATATGATCAATTATCATTTTATGGCGCAGTAAGGAAAAAAGGAAGCTTACATTTATGGACCAGAGCCTTTGGTATAAAAAGTCCGAAGGATGGCGAGATAAACGGCCACGAAGTGGGTAAACTATTTCAAGATAAAAAATATTTAGATATAGCCCGATATAACGCGGGAGATTTAGTGGCCACTAAAGAATTATATGAGATTTGGAATAAATATTTAAGATTTTAA
- a CDS encoding ABC transporter permease yields the protein MKVKYGFQSALRAMRAHKSRSLLTILGITIGILSIIMVMSLGKGAEGLILSQIQGLGSKSIIISPGRQPKGLTDPSILDSLSNQSLTDRDLILLSKKSNVPDAVDTMPIVVGVATASRENQNYRLTIIGATQLISKIYDIQPSLGNFFTDDDVRGRNSVVVIGSKVEEKLFGSTPALGQQIRIKGRNFRVIGILPKKGQLSFINFDETVAMPHTTAQQYIFGAKYFHHIVVQVDSEQNIPQAVKDINITLRNSHGITDPAKDDFYLQTQAEITSMVSTITNVLTLFLGSIAAISLIVGGIGIMNIMLVSVTERTREIGLRKALGATDSNILSQFLIESVMLTAVGGLAGILLGATFSLLVSVILTKILGVNWAFNLSLSAIILGLGVAGLIGLVFGLYPARRASLKSPIEALRYE from the coding sequence ATGAAAGTAAAATACGGTTTTCAGTCAGCCCTACGAGCCATGAGGGCGCACAAATCGCGCTCGCTTTTGACTATCCTGGGCATTACCATCGGCATTTTGTCAATCATTATGGTTATGTCGCTGGGCAAAGGCGCAGAAGGTTTAATTTTGAGTCAGATTCAAGGGTTGGGCTCCAAATCTATTATTATTTCTCCGGGCAGACAACCCAAGGGTTTAACCGATCCAAGCATTTTGGATAGTTTGTCTAATCAATCTTTGACCGACAGAGATTTGATCCTTTTATCAAAAAAATCAAATGTACCGGATGCAGTTGATACGATGCCAATTGTTGTGGGCGTGGCTACGGCTTCGCGTGAGAACCAAAATTATCGCCTAACCATTATTGGCGCGACTCAATTAATTTCTAAAATTTACGACATTCAGCCATCTTTAGGTAATTTTTTTACTGATGACGATGTTCGCGGGAGAAATAGTGTCGTGGTGATTGGCAGTAAGGTTGAAGAGAAGTTATTCGGCTCTACCCCAGCCCTTGGTCAGCAAATTCGCATTAAGGGCAGAAATTTTCGGGTTATTGGCATTTTGCCGAAAAAAGGCCAGCTTTCTTTTATTAATTTTGATGAAACTGTGGCCATGCCACATACTACCGCTCAACAATATATTTTTGGTGCGAAATATTTTCACCATATTGTAGTTCAGGTTGATTCTGAACAAAACATTCCCCAGGCCGTCAAAGATATTAATATTACTTTACGTAATTCGCACGGAATTACCGATCCTGCCAAAGATGATTTTTATCTTCAAACCCAAGCCGAGATTACTTCGATGGTTAGCACCATTACTAACGTTTTAACTTTATTTTTAGGTTCAATCGCCGCCATTTCGCTTATAGTCGGCGGAATTGGAATAATGAACATCATGTTGGTTTCAGTTACAGAACGAACGCGAGAAATCGGTCTACGCAAGGCCCTGGGCGCTACTGACAGCAATATTTTATCTCAATTTTTGATAGAATCGGTAATGTTAACCGCGGTTGGTGGTTTGGCGGGAATCTTATTAGGCGCAACCTTTTCATTATTGGTTTCAGTTATTTTGACTAAAATTCTAGGAGTTAATTGGGCTTTTAATTTATCGCTCTCGGCTATAATTTTGGGGCTTGGGGTGGCCGGTTTAATCGGTTTAGTTTTTGGACTTTACCCGGCCCGTCGCGCTTCACTAAAAAGTCCGATCGAGGCCTTACGATATGAATAG
- a CDS encoding ABC transporter ATP-binding protein, producing the protein MELIEIKNLKKIYVDGQTETPALCGVSFAVKAGEFVAIMGPSGSGKSTLLHMLGFLDRQSGGQYLFDGKTIDDYSGDELAHVRNRKMGFVFQSFNLLPRMTVLENVKLPLLYSDAKESEWDKLAKEAITAVDLSHRLNYETSQLSGGEKQRVAIARALVNNPQVIFADEPTGNLDSKSGQIIMNFLQKLNDEKEHTIILITHETYTAQHAQRIIHMKDGLIDSDKLVDHRLRAVDGFHK; encoded by the coding sequence ATGGAGCTAATCGAGATTAAAAATTTAAAAAAAATATACGTTGATGGCCAAACAGAAACTCCTGCCTTATGCGGAGTTTCGTTTGCTGTTAAAGCCGGTGAATTCGTGGCTATTATGGGGCCGTCAGGTTCGGGGAAATCGACCCTGTTGCATATGTTAGGTTTTCTTGATCGCCAGAGCGGCGGTCAATATCTTTTTGACGGTAAAACCATTGATGATTATTCGGGCGACGAGCTTGCTCATGTTCGTAATCGCAAGATGGGATTTGTTTTTCAATCTTTTAATTTATTACCGCGAATGACCGTTTTAGAAAACGTTAAGCTGCCGCTATTATATTCAGACGCAAAAGAATCAGAGTGGGACAAGCTAGCCAAAGAGGCTATTACTGCCGTTGATTTAAGCCATCGTTTGAATTATGAGACCTCACAATTATCGGGTGGCGAAAAACAGCGCGTGGCCATTGCTCGAGCTTTGGTCAATAACCCTCAAGTTATTTTTGCCGACGAACCGACTGGCAACCTGGATTCTAAGTCGGGACAAATTATCATGAATTTTTTACAAAAACTTAATGACGAAAAAGAACATACTATTATTTTAATTACTCACGAAACCTATACGGCGCAGCACGCTCAACGAATTATACACATGAAAGACGGGCTGATTGATAGTGACAAGCTAGTTGATCATCGCTTGCGCGCTGTAGATGGATTCCATAAATAA
- a CDS encoding efflux RND transporter periplasmic adaptor subunit, whose translation MKKFFKKPVFFIIVGILLLILILIISGGKKNKTTVVVSTVARGTVVQEVSSTGRVNPAEDIDLAFERSGKVIRVNVKVGDTVFEGQTLMVLNNADLVAQLEQAQAGLANYQAQLDALLRGSRPEDISIRQTDLKKSQQDLTNDYNGVIDILNDAYNKADDAVNKQNSLFSNPASNPQLTFVTTESQTETDVKNQRLAIETELGNFKSEISFLGADYSAIDQEMMNAERHLDVVRIFLNNLYTTLNGAVNLSQTNLDAYKTSVATARTNINTAMTSINTRQDLIASQKLTVESYQNQLNLILAGSTQEQIAAGRALVKQAQANVDAAQAQLDKTILRSPIKGVVSQLDTKVGEIVSANVNVASVISDAKFEIETNIAEVDIANLKVGNAAKITLDAYGSENVFDAAVVKIDPAEIIIDGVATYKTTLQFTRDDERIRPGMTANIDITTDKRDNILYIPQRAVITKDGQKFVQISGTDDKQLQEVKVELGLRGSDGNIEVINGLKEGDKIINQ comes from the coding sequence ATGAAGAAATTTTTTAAAAAGCCAGTTTTTTTTATTATTGTTGGAATTTTATTATTAATTTTAATTTTGATTATTTCTGGTGGGAAGAAAAATAAAACCACGGTCGTTGTTTCGACCGTAGCGCGCGGCACGGTTGTTCAAGAGGTTAGCTCAACGGGTCGTGTTAATCCGGCCGAAGATATTGATTTAGCCTTTGAAAGAAGCGGCAAGGTTATCCGTGTTAATGTCAAAGTGGGCGATACGGTATTTGAAGGGCAAACTTTAATGGTGTTAAATAATGCTGATTTGGTCGCTCAATTAGAACAGGCGCAAGCCGGCTTGGCTAATTATCAGGCTCAGCTCGACGCTTTACTTCGGGGCAGCCGGCCAGAAGACATTTCCATCAGACAAACAGACCTCAAGAAGAGCCAGCAAGATTTAACTAATGATTATAATGGCGTTATCGATATTTTAAATGATGCTTACAATAAAGCAGATGATGCGGTTAATAAGCAAAATTCTCTATTTAGCAATCCGGCATCAAATCCGCAATTGACGTTTGTTACTACTGAATCGCAGACAGAAACAGACGTGAAAAATCAACGCTTGGCAATAGAAACCGAATTGGGAAATTTTAAATCAGAAATTAGCTTTTTGGGTGCCGATTATTCAGCCATAGATCAAGAAATGATGAATGCAGAACGTCATTTAGATGTTGTCAGGATTTTTTTAAACAATCTCTACACGACCCTAAACGGCGCGGTTAATTTATCACAAACAAACCTTGATGCTTATAAAACTAGCGTAGCCACGGCAAGAACTAATATTAATACGGCCATGACCAGCATTAATACTCGCCAGGATTTAATCGCTTCGCAAAAATTAACCGTTGAATCTTATCAGAATCAATTAAATTTAATTTTAGCCGGTTCAACCCAGGAGCAAATTGCCGCCGGGCGGGCGTTGGTTAAACAGGCTCAAGCTAACGTTGATGCGGCGCAAGCGCAATTAGACAAAACGATTTTACGTTCACCAATCAAAGGAGTCGTCAGTCAATTAGATACTAAAGTAGGCGAGATAGTGTCGGCAAACGTTAACGTAGCTTCGGTTATTTCTGACGCGAAATTCGAAATCGAAACCAATATTGCCGAAGTTGATATTGCCAATCTTAAAGTGGGCAATGCCGCCAAAATAACGCTCGATGCTTATGGCAGTGAAAATGTCTTTGACGCCGCAGTGGTAAAAATTGATCCAGCTGAAATTATTATTGACGGCGTGGCTACTTATAAAACTACTTTACAGTTCACCCGAGACGACGAGCGGATTAGGCCGGGTATGACCGCCAACATCGATATTACTACCGACAAGAGAGATAATATTTTATACATTCCACAAAGAGCTGTTATCACCAAAGATGGGCAAAAATTTGTTCAAATTTCAGGGACCGATGACAAACAATTACAAGAAGTAAAGGTGGAGCTAGGATTGCGCGGTTCAGACGGCAATATAGAAGTTATTAACGGTTTAAAAGAAGGCGATAAAATAATTAATCAATGA